A portion of the Krasilnikovia cinnamomea genome contains these proteins:
- a CDS encoding RidA family protein, producing MPSRAVHTDQAAPVGGPYSQAVVAGDTVYLAGVIPARPDGTGVTGGFAEQAHAAFGNLAAVAEAAGASLDQAVRVGVYLRDFANFAELNEIFAQYFRGPVPPARTTIPAALEGFDIEVDAVLYLG from the coding sequence ATGCCCAGCCGTGCCGTCCACACCGACCAGGCCGCCCCCGTGGGCGGACCGTACTCGCAAGCCGTCGTCGCGGGCGACACCGTGTACCTGGCCGGGGTGATCCCGGCGCGCCCCGACGGCACCGGCGTCACGGGCGGCTTCGCCGAGCAGGCGCACGCGGCGTTCGGCAACCTCGCGGCGGTCGCCGAGGCCGCCGGCGCCAGCCTGGACCAGGCCGTACGGGTCGGTGTCTACCTGCGCGACTTCGCCAACTTCGCCGAGCTCAACGAGATCTTCGCCCAGTACTTCCGCGGCCCGGTCCCGCCCGCGCGCACCACGATCCCGGCGGCGCTGGAGGGCTTCGACATCGAAGTGGACGCCGTGCTGTACCTCGGCTGA
- a CDS encoding urease subunit gamma yields MFLSQHEQERLLIHVAADVARRRRERGLRLNHPEATAIITAFLLEGARDGRTVAELMDDGRRVLTRDDVLAGVPEMLTEVQVEATFPDGTKLVTVHGPIS; encoded by the coding sequence TTGTTCCTCAGCCAGCACGAGCAGGAACGCCTGCTCATCCACGTCGCGGCGGACGTTGCCCGGCGCCGGCGGGAGCGAGGACTGCGGCTCAACCATCCGGAGGCCACCGCGATCATCACCGCGTTCCTGCTGGAGGGCGCCCGAGACGGCCGGACGGTCGCCGAGCTGATGGACGACGGCCGCCGGGTGCTCACCCGCGACGACGTGCTGGCCGGGGTGCCCGAGATGCTGACCGAGGTGCAGGTGGAGGCGACCTTCCCGGACGGCACGAAGCTCGTCACCGTACACGGGCCGATCTCATGA
- a CDS encoding urease subunit alpha, translating to MTALDRGRYAALYGPTAGDRIRLADTNLLIEIDQDLSAGPHPGDEVVFGGGKVIRESMGQSRATRGEGTPDTVITGAVVLDHWGIVKADVGIRDGRIVALGKAGNPDTMDGVDPGLVIGPGTEVIAGNGKILTAGAIDSHVHLISPTILDTALASGITTIIGGGTGPAEGTKATTVTPNSWHLARMLESLDAWPLNVLLLGKGNTVSEESLWEQLRGGAGGFKLHEDWGTTPAAIDACLRVADASGVQVAIHTDTLNEAGFVEETLRAIAGRSIHAYHTEGAGGGHAPDIITVAGQPHVLPSSTNPTRPYTRNTLSEHLDMLMVCHHLNPAVPEDLAFAESRIRPSTMAAEDLLHDLGAISMIGSDSQAMGRIGEVILRTWQTAHVMKARRGALPGDGAADNLRARRYVAKYTICPAVTHGLSELIGSVEPGKLADLVLWDPAFFGVRPALVLKGGMIAYAQMGDANASIPTPQPVLPRPMFGAYGVVPAQTSLAFVAPAAIDALLGDRVAVKRTLVPVADTRAVGKADLPLNDALPRIEVEPDTFTVRVDGEVVTPEPVTELPMAQRYFLF from the coding sequence GTGACCGCCCTCGACCGCGGCCGCTACGCCGCCCTGTACGGCCCCACCGCAGGCGACCGGATCCGGCTGGCCGACACGAACCTGCTCATCGAGATCGACCAGGACCTCAGCGCTGGCCCGCACCCCGGTGACGAGGTGGTGTTCGGCGGCGGCAAGGTGATCCGCGAGTCGATGGGCCAGTCCCGGGCGACCCGCGGCGAGGGCACCCCGGACACGGTGATCACCGGCGCGGTCGTACTGGATCACTGGGGCATCGTGAAGGCCGACGTCGGCATCCGCGACGGGCGCATCGTGGCGCTCGGCAAGGCCGGCAACCCCGACACCATGGACGGCGTGGACCCGGGGCTGGTCATCGGCCCCGGCACCGAGGTCATCGCGGGCAACGGGAAGATACTCACCGCGGGCGCGATCGACAGCCACGTGCACCTGATCAGCCCGACCATCCTCGACACCGCGCTGGCCTCCGGCATCACCACCATCATCGGCGGGGGCACCGGCCCGGCCGAGGGCACCAAGGCCACCACGGTCACCCCGAACTCGTGGCACCTGGCCCGGATGTTGGAGTCCCTCGACGCGTGGCCGCTCAACGTGCTGCTGCTCGGCAAGGGCAACACGGTGTCCGAGGAGTCGCTGTGGGAGCAGCTGCGCGGCGGGGCGGGCGGCTTCAAACTGCACGAGGACTGGGGCACCACCCCGGCCGCGATCGACGCCTGCCTGCGGGTCGCCGACGCCTCCGGGGTGCAGGTCGCCATCCACACGGACACGCTCAACGAGGCCGGCTTCGTCGAGGAGACGCTGCGGGCCATCGCGGGACGCTCGATCCACGCGTACCACACCGAGGGGGCGGGCGGCGGGCACGCGCCGGACATCATCACGGTCGCCGGGCAGCCGCACGTGCTGCCGTCCTCGACGAACCCGACCCGCCCGTACACCCGAAACACCCTCAGCGAGCACCTCGACATGCTGATGGTCTGCCACCACCTGAACCCGGCGGTGCCCGAGGACCTGGCGTTCGCGGAGAGCCGGATCCGGCCGTCCACGATGGCCGCCGAGGACCTGCTGCACGACCTCGGCGCCATTTCGATGATCGGCTCGGATTCGCAGGCCATGGGCCGGATCGGCGAGGTGATCCTGCGGACCTGGCAGACCGCGCACGTGATGAAGGCCCGGCGCGGCGCGCTGCCCGGCGACGGCGCCGCCGACAACCTGCGCGCCCGGCGGTACGTCGCCAAGTACACGATCTGCCCCGCGGTCACGCACGGCCTGTCCGAGCTGATCGGCTCCGTTGAGCCGGGCAAGCTGGCCGACCTGGTGCTGTGGGACCCGGCGTTCTTCGGCGTCCGGCCCGCCCTGGTCCTCAAGGGCGGCATGATCGCGTACGCGCAGATGGGCGACGCCAACGCCTCCATCCCCACCCCCCAGCCGGTGCTGCCCCGCCCGATGTTCGGCGCGTACGGCGTCGTCCCGGCCCAGACGTCGCTGGCGTTCGTGGCGCCCGCGGCGATCGACGCGCTGCTCGGCGACCGGGTCGCGGTCAAGCGCACCCTCGTGCCCGTCGCGGACACCCGCGCGGTGGGCAAGGCGGACCTGCCACTCAACGACGCGCTGCCCCGCATCGAGGTCGAGCCGGACACGTTCACCGTGCGCGTCGACGGCGAGGTCGTGACGCCCGAACCGGTCACCGAGCTGCCCATGGCGCAGCGGTACTTCCTGTTCTGA
- a CDS encoding urease accessory protein UreF: protein MPQTSLATLLVLADGRLPAGGHAHSGGLEAAVAAGRVTDLAGLAGFLRGRLATSGVVGAVFAAAACARTREWADLDAGLDARTPSPALRRASRAQGRALLRAGRAIWPAPPLLPASPGRALPDAAMSRPGGQATRGDATSPSPPGDLASPGAAIRPSPPGDPASPGTAMRPSPAEGPASPGAAMRPSPAEGPASPGAAMSAASLGIAPHHPVALGLVAAAAGLRPREAAVAAAHGTLTGPASAAVRLLGLDPYGVHALLAELAGVCDRIADDAHARADDPVDALPASGAPLLDIGAEFHATWEVRLFAS from the coding sequence ATGCCGCAGACGTCGCTGGCCACGCTGCTCGTACTGGCTGACGGGCGGCTGCCCGCAGGGGGCCACGCGCACTCGGGCGGACTGGAGGCGGCCGTGGCGGCGGGCCGCGTCACCGACCTCGCAGGGCTGGCCGGGTTCCTGCGGGGACGGCTGGCCACCTCCGGGGTGGTCGGGGCGGTGTTCGCCGCGGCCGCCTGCGCCCGTACCCGGGAATGGGCCGACCTGGACGCGGGCCTGGACGCCCGCACGCCGTCGCCCGCGCTGCGCCGGGCATCGCGCGCCCAGGGCCGGGCCCTGCTGCGCGCGGGCCGGGCCATCTGGCCGGCCCCGCCGCTCCTCCCCGCCTCCCCCGGCCGCGCGCTGCCGGACGCGGCCATGAGTCGCCCCGGAGGCCAAGCGACCCGAGGCGACGCAACGAGCCCTTCACCACCTGGAGACCTCGCTAGCCCGGGCGCGGCGATACGTCCTTCACCCCCCGGGGACCCCGCAAGCCCGGGCACGGCCATGCGTCCTTCACCTGCCGAGGGGCCCGCAAGCCCGGGCGCGGCCATGCGTCCTTCACCTGCCGAGGGGCCCGCAAGCCCGGGCGCGGCCATGAGCGCCGCATCCTTGGGCATCGCGCCCCATCATCCCGTCGCGCTTGGTCTGGTCGCTGCGGCCGCGGGCCTGCGGCCCCGCGAGGCCGCCGTCGCCGCCGCGCACGGCACGCTGACCGGCCCGGCGTCCGCCGCGGTCCGGCTGCTCGGCCTCGACCCGTACGGGGTGCACGCGCTGCTGGCGGAGCTGGCCGGGGTGTGTGACCGGATCGCGGACGACGCCCACGCCCGGGCGGACGATCCGGTGGACGCCCTGCCCGCGTCCGGGGCGCCACTGCTGGACATCGGCGCGGAGTTCCATGCCACCTGGGAGGTGCGTCTCTTTGCATCCTGA
- the ureG gene encoding urease accessory protein UreG gives MPHTHPQPGRDPHAALPAGTRALRVGIGGPVGSGKTALVAALCRALGTEVRLAVVTNDIYTTEDADFLLRTGVLPAERIRAVETGCCPHTAIRDDISANLDAVEDLEAALGPLDLVLVESGGDNLTATFSRGLVDRQVFVVDVAGGDKVPRKGGPGVTGADLLVVNKTDLAPLVGADLGVMRRDAAARRGALPTVFLSLVEDRAAVPVADWIRGLLADRVPTAASATPSATPAQ, from the coding sequence GTGCCACACACCCATCCACAGCCGGGACGCGACCCGCATGCCGCCCTGCCCGCCGGTACCCGTGCGCTGCGGGTGGGGATCGGCGGCCCGGTCGGCTCCGGCAAGACCGCCCTGGTGGCCGCGCTGTGCCGGGCACTCGGCACCGAGGTGCGCCTGGCCGTCGTCACCAACGACATCTACACCACCGAGGACGCCGACTTCCTGCTACGCACGGGCGTGCTGCCAGCGGAGCGGATCCGCGCGGTGGAGACCGGCTGCTGCCCGCACACCGCGATCCGTGACGACATCTCGGCCAACCTGGATGCGGTCGAGGATCTCGAGGCGGCGCTCGGCCCCCTGGATCTCGTACTGGTCGAGAGCGGCGGCGACAACCTGACCGCGACGTTCAGCCGCGGGCTCGTCGACCGTCAGGTGTTCGTCGTGGACGTGGCGGGCGGTGACAAGGTGCCACGCAAGGGCGGCCCCGGGGTCACGGGAGCGGACCTGCTCGTGGTCAACAAGACCGACCTGGCGCCGCTGGTCGGCGCGGATCTCGGCGTGATGCGGCGGGACGCGGCGGCGCGGCGTGGCGCCCTGCCGACCGTGTTCCTGTCGCTGGTCGAGGACCGCGCCGCCGTCCCCGTGGCGGACTGGATCCGCGGCCTGCTGGCGGACCGCGTACCGACGGCCGCGAGCGCGACGCCATCCGCGACCCCAGCGCAGTGA
- a CDS encoding urease accessory protein UreD: MRAAARIVAEADGRGGTRLSVLRGEPPLLLRRTGAAGGPATVHLVGGAAGPLGGDDLRLDVEVGPGAWLEVRSVAATLALPGPPDGSVAAALALPGPSGESVAAALALPGPSGESVAAALALPGPPGESVAAALALPGRPGVPPSRFEVRASVAARATLCWLPEPLIAGAGCDHRAVTRVEVADGGTLLWRDDLACGRHGEPPGDVHTDVTIRYAGSTLYRHELAIGPQSPGWSGAAVLGAALLCDVPAVEEPAHSDRPAGAPLTTVAGQRPCAASPPTPGHVPRPRGTVSGRPGAPGDGHAVGSVVFASSDPSATHRATSHFSEAPPRGESAVMALAGPGVLATAIGPDIRSVKATLDPWCAARLQDLAESG, translated from the coding sequence ATGCGGGCGGCCGCGCGCATCGTGGCCGAGGCCGACGGGCGCGGCGGCACCCGGCTGTCGGTGCTGCGCGGCGAGCCCCCGCTGTTGCTCCGGCGTACCGGTGCGGCCGGCGGCCCCGCCACGGTGCATCTGGTGGGCGGGGCGGCGGGCCCGCTGGGCGGCGACGACCTGCGGCTCGACGTCGAGGTCGGTCCGGGCGCGTGGCTGGAGGTGCGCTCGGTGGCGGCCACCCTGGCGCTGCCGGGTCCCCCGGACGGCTCGGTCGCGGCCGCCCTGGCGCTGCCGGGTCCCTCGGGCGAATCGGTGGCGGCCGCCCTGGCGCTGCCGGGTCCCTCGGGCGAATCGGTCGCGGCCGCCCTGGCGCTGCCGGGTCCCCCGGGCGAATCGGTCGCGGCCGCCCTGGCGCTGCCGGGTCGGCCCGGCGTCCCGCCGTCGCGGTTCGAGGTCCGGGCGTCGGTCGCCGCGCGGGCGACACTGTGCTGGTTGCCGGAGCCGCTCATCGCGGGCGCGGGCTGCGATCACCGCGCGGTGACCAGGGTGGAGGTGGCCGACGGCGGGACGCTGCTCTGGCGCGACGACCTGGCCTGCGGCCGGCACGGCGAGCCCCCGGGCGACGTCCACACCGACGTGACCATCCGGTACGCCGGGTCGACCCTGTACCGGCACGAGCTCGCGATCGGACCGCAGTCCCCTGGCTGGTCGGGAGCTGCGGTGCTGGGTGCGGCGCTGCTGTGCGACGTCCCGGCGGTGGAGGAGCCGGCGCATAGTGATCGTCCAGCCGGCGCCCCGCTCACCACCGTGGCGGGACAACGCCCCTGCGCCGCCAGCCCGCCGACACCCGGCCACGTGCCGAGGCCGCGGGGTACCGTCTCCGGCCGGCCCGGCGCCCCAGGCGACGGTCACGCGGTGGGCTCGGTCGTGTTCGCCAGTTCGGACCCCTCCGCGACACACCGCGCCACCTCGCACTTCTCGGAGGCGCCGCCGCGTGGCGAGTCGGCTGTCATGGCCCTGGCCGGGCCGGGTGTGCTGGCAACGGCGATCGGGCCGGACATTCGCTCGGTAAAGGCAACGCTGGACCCCTGGTGTGCCGCTCGCCTACAAGATCTTGCAGAGTCCGGGTGA
- a CDS encoding sigma-70 family RNA polymerase sigma factor: MTVTSELPATIGTTHDAPSARDLEDLIREHMPLVGYLVRELLNRVPGHVHADDLSSAGFAALLDAARSFDVTRGIPFHRFAAVRIRGALLDELRGQDWASRLVRARARRTAAARQELTAALGRTPTDAEVAEFLGIGISELSAVDDDVQKAALLSLQGFPAGAAEELIAETAEGPEDLLLKRERLGYLHQAIQALPERLRMVVTQSFLQERPLSEVAAELGVTESRISQLRTEALRMLREGLNSSLAPELLTVAAGGPRTRKGCMQRRRTEYFARVTRQGNLHTRLALTDSHGVPVAVAA; encoded by the coding sequence GTGACCGTCACGTCCGAACTCCCCGCCACCATCGGCACCACCCACGACGCGCCGTCCGCGCGCGACCTCGAGGACCTGATCCGGGAACACATGCCGCTGGTGGGTTATCTGGTGCGGGAACTGCTGAACCGCGTACCCGGGCATGTGCATGCCGACGACCTGTCGTCCGCCGGGTTCGCCGCGCTGCTGGACGCCGCCCGCTCGTTCGACGTCACCCGGGGCATCCCGTTCCACCGGTTCGCCGCCGTACGCATCCGCGGCGCCCTGCTCGATGAGCTCCGCGGCCAGGACTGGGCCAGCCGCCTGGTACGCGCCCGGGCGCGCCGCACCGCCGCCGCGCGGCAGGAGCTCACCGCGGCGCTCGGCCGCACCCCCACCGATGCCGAGGTGGCCGAATTCCTCGGCATCGGGATCTCCGAACTGTCCGCGGTCGACGACGACGTGCAGAAGGCCGCGCTGCTCAGCCTGCAGGGCTTCCCCGCCGGAGCCGCCGAGGAACTGATCGCGGAGACCGCCGAGGGCCCGGAGGACCTGCTGCTCAAGCGGGAACGGCTCGGCTACCTGCATCAGGCGATCCAGGCGCTGCCCGAGCGGCTGCGCATGGTCGTCACCCAGTCGTTCCTGCAGGAGCGGCCGCTCAGCGAGGTCGCCGCGGAACTGGGGGTTACCGAGTCGCGGATCTCCCAGTTGCGTACGGAGGCGCTGCGGATGCTGCGTGAGGGCCTGAACAGTTCGCTGGCGCCGGAGCTGCTCACCGTCGCGGCCGGTGGGCCGCGCACCCGGAAAGGGTGCATGCAGCGGCGCCGCACCGAGTATTTCGCCCGGGTCACCCGGCAGGGCAACCTGCACACCAGACTGGCCCTGACGGACAGCCACGGGGTGCCGGTCGCAGTCGCCGCCTAG